A single window of Vibrio alfacsensis DNA harbors:
- the lipA gene encoding lipoyl synthase, translating to MSKPIQMEKGVKYRDADKMALIPVKNMPTEQKEVLRKPDWMRIKLPADSQRIQDIKSAMRKNKLHSVCEEASCPNLAECFNHGTATFMILGAICTRRCPFCDVAHGRPLPVEAEEPKKLAKTIADMKLKYVVITSVDRDDLRDGGAEHFANCNREIRELNPHIKIETLVPDFRGRMDVALDLMKDNPPDVFNHNLETAPRLYRKARPGANYKWSLQLLQKFKEQHPNVPTKSGLMMGLGETKEEIVEVLKDLRAHGVTMLTLGQYLAPSRHHLPVERYVPPAEFDELKEIALELGFTHAACGPFVRSSYHADMQAQGIEVK from the coding sequence ATGAGCAAACCAATCCAGATGGAAAAGGGCGTTAAATACCGCGACGCCGACAAGATGGCATTGATTCCCGTAAAGAACATGCCGACAGAGCAGAAAGAAGTGCTACGTAAGCCTGATTGGATGAGAATCAAGCTACCAGCCGACAGCCAACGTATTCAAGACATCAAATCAGCGATGCGTAAGAACAAACTTCACTCTGTATGTGAAGAAGCCTCTTGCCCTAACCTAGCTGAATGTTTTAACCACGGTACGGCCACTTTCATGATCCTAGGTGCGATCTGTACTCGCCGCTGTCCATTCTGTGACGTTGCCCATGGTCGTCCGCTTCCTGTTGAAGCTGAAGAACCGAAAAAGCTAGCAAAAACCATCGCAGATATGAAGCTGAAGTACGTTGTTATTACTTCAGTAGACCGTGATGACTTGCGTGATGGTGGTGCAGAGCACTTTGCAAACTGTAACCGTGAAATCCGCGAACTCAACCCACACATCAAGATTGAAACTCTGGTTCCTGACTTCCGTGGTCGCATGGACGTGGCGCTTGATCTCATGAAAGACAACCCGCCAGATGTCTTCAACCACAACCTAGAAACGGCACCTCGTCTGTACCGTAAAGCTCGCCCAGGTGCGAACTACAAGTGGTCACTACAATTGCTGCAAAAATTCAAAGAGCAGCATCCAAATGTACCGACTAAATCAGGTCTGATGATGGGTCTTGGTGAAACAAAAGAAGAGATCGTAGAAGTACTAAAAGACCTTCGCGCACACGGTGTCACCATGCTGACTCTGGGTCAGTACCTTGCGCCAAGCCGTCACCACCTTCCGGTAGAGCGCTACGTTCCACCAGCAGAGTTTGACGAGCTAAAAGAGATCGCACTAGAACTTGGCTTCACCCACGCAGCATGTGGCCCATTCGTTCGCTCTTCTTACCATGCCGACATGCAAGCACAAGGCATTGAAGTGAAATAA
- the glyA gene encoding serine hydroxymethyltransferase, with amino-acid sequence MLKRDMNIADYDAELFAAIQEETLRQEEHIELIASENYTSPRVMEAQGSQLTNKYAEGYPGKRYYGGCEYVDKAEALAIDRACQLFGCEYANVQPHSGSQANSAVYMALLNPGDTVLGMSLAHGGHLTHGSPVNFSGKHYNVIPYGIDEAGQINYDEMEQLAFEHKPKMIIGGFSAYSQIVDWKRMREIADKVDAYLFVDMAHVAGLIAAGEYPTPVPHAHVVTTTTHKTLAGPRGGLILSNAGEDMYKKLNSAVFPGGQGGPLMHVIAGKAVAFKEAMEPEFKAYQARVVKNAKAMVGQFQERGYKIVSNGTENHLFLVDLIDKDITGKDADAALGAANITVNKNSVPNDPRSPFVTSGIRVGTPAITRRGFTEDDAKELANWMCDVLDNIGNEEVIEATKQKVLEICKRLPVYA; translated from the coding sequence ATGCTTAAGCGTGATATGAACATCGCAGATTACGATGCGGAACTGTTCGCAGCTATCCAGGAAGAAACCCTTCGCCAGGAAGAACACATTGAACTTATCGCTTCTGAAAACTACACAAGTCCACGTGTAATGGAAGCGCAAGGTTCACAGCTAACGAATAAATACGCGGAAGGCTACCCAGGCAAGCGTTACTACGGCGGTTGTGAGTACGTAGATAAAGCTGAAGCACTCGCTATCGATCGTGCATGCCAACTGTTCGGTTGTGAGTACGCGAACGTACAGCCTCACTCAGGTTCTCAAGCAAACAGCGCAGTTTACATGGCGCTTCTGAACCCAGGCGATACCGTTCTAGGTATGAGCCTAGCACACGGTGGCCACCTAACTCACGGCTCTCCTGTTAACTTCTCTGGTAAGCACTACAATGTGATTCCTTACGGTATCGACGAAGCGGGTCAAATCAACTACGACGAGATGGAACAGTTAGCATTTGAGCACAAGCCTAAGATGATCATCGGTGGTTTCTCTGCTTACTCGCAAATCGTTGATTGGAAGCGCATGCGTGAAATCGCAGACAAAGTTGATGCTTACTTATTCGTAGACATGGCGCACGTTGCAGGTTTGATCGCTGCAGGCGAATACCCAACACCAGTTCCACATGCTCACGTAGTAACAACGACGACGCATAAAACGCTAGCAGGCCCTCGTGGTGGTCTGATCCTGTCGAATGCGGGCGAAGACATGTACAAAAAGCTGAACTCAGCAGTATTCCCTGGTGGTCAAGGTGGCCCTCTAATGCACGTTATCGCTGGTAAAGCAGTAGCGTTTAAAGAAGCAATGGAACCTGAGTTCAAAGCTTACCAAGCTCGCGTAGTGAAAAACGCAAAAGCAATGGTTGGCCAATTCCAAGAGCGTGGCTACAAGATCGTATCTAACGGCACAGAAAACCACCTATTTCTAGTTGACCTAATCGACAAGGATATTACAGGTAAAGATGCAGATGCAGCACTAGGTGCAGCAAACATCACAGTAAATAAGAACTCTGTACCAAACGATCCACGTAGCCCATTCGTAACGTCTGGTATCCGCGTAGGTACACCAGCAATCACTCGTCGCGGCTTCACTGAAGATGACGCGAAAGAGCTAGCAAACTGGATGTGTGACGTACTAGATAACATCGGCAACGAAGAAGTTATCGAAGCAACGAAACAGAAAGTTTTGGAGATCTGTAAGCGTCTACCAGTTTATGCGTAA
- a CDS encoding YitT family protein, with the protein MEKHSRKEDWIAILTGTFLVAQGVFFLQSANLLTGGTTGLALLISQFTPFTFGVLYFLANCPFYLLAWKRFGRHFAINSAISGALVSVFADNLYLLISLESINEIYCAVAGGLLMGLGMLILFRHRSSLGGFNVLCLFIQDKFGISVGKSQMAIDACILFASFFFVTPWVIGLSILGAFALNLVLAMNHKPHRYSVSYGS; encoded by the coding sequence ATGGAAAAACACTCAAGAAAAGAAGACTGGATAGCAATTCTTACGGGGACCTTTTTGGTTGCTCAAGGCGTTTTTTTTCTCCAATCCGCCAACCTCTTAACAGGGGGCACGACTGGCTTGGCTTTGCTTATTAGCCAATTTACACCTTTTACCTTTGGTGTGCTGTACTTTTTAGCCAACTGCCCTTTTTACTTATTGGCTTGGAAACGTTTTGGCCGTCATTTTGCGATTAACAGTGCCATTTCTGGTGCTTTGGTTTCTGTCTTTGCCGATAATCTGTATTTACTGATTTCACTGGAATCTATCAATGAGATTTACTGCGCTGTAGCTGGTGGGCTCTTGATGGGCTTGGGAATGCTGATCCTATTCCGCCACCGCTCTAGTTTGGGTGGCTTCAACGTACTGTGCTTATTCATTCAGGACAAGTTTGGAATCTCGGTAGGCAAATCTCAGATGGCGATAGATGCTTGTATCTTGTTTGCGTCTTTCTTCTTCGTCACTCCGTGGGTTATCGGCTTGTCGATTCTTGGTGCCTTTGCGCTAAACCTTGTCCTTGCGATGAACCACAAACCGCATCGTTATTCTGTAAGCTACGGTTCATAA
- the treC gene encoding alpha,alpha-phosphotrehalase: MAMTKHDESWWKTATIYQIYPKSFCDSGSKGTGDIKGIISKLDYLKHLGVDAIWLTPVYQSPMIDNGYDISDYCAINPDFGTMQDFDTLLAEAHQLGIRIIMDIVVNHTSTEHKWFQSALGDKNSPYRDYYIWKDPVDGAEPNNWQSKFGGNAWALDEKTGQYYLHLFAKEQADLNWENPVVREEVKEVISFWAEKGVDGFRLDVINLISKQQDFPSDEFGDGRRFYTDGPRVHEYLQEISEAVFQKYGSVTVGEMSSTTLEHCQQYSAQDGKELSMVFNFHHLKVDYPNGDKWTKAPFDFIQLKQIFNHWQTGLNGKGWGALFWCNHDQPRVVSRLGNDEQYRVESAKMLAASVHMMQGTPYVYQGEEIGMTNPGYTEISQYRDVESTNMYDIMVNRDGVSHDDMMAILAQKSRDNSRTPMQWNSAKHAGFTEGTPWLEVAQNYSEINAEAAIADLNSVFYFYKRLIELRKQVQVITDGRYEDLLPEHKRIFAYARQNDKQTLLCINNYYGEEVECVLPERFDMSKAKNLLSNYQNATSAIASNHQVLRPYETRILLIES; the protein is encoded by the coding sequence ATGGCAATGACCAAGCATGATGAGAGCTGGTGGAAAACCGCAACCATCTACCAAATTTACCCAAAAAGCTTTTGTGACAGTGGAAGTAAAGGCACGGGCGATATTAAAGGGATCATTTCTAAACTGGATTATCTAAAACACCTTGGTGTGGATGCGATTTGGCTGACGCCGGTTTATCAATCGCCAATGATCGACAACGGTTATGACATTTCCGATTACTGCGCGATCAACCCTGATTTCGGCACCATGCAAGATTTCGATACCCTTTTGGCAGAGGCTCATCAACTGGGTATTCGAATCATCATGGACATCGTGGTTAACCATACTTCAACAGAGCACAAGTGGTTCCAATCGGCATTAGGTGACAAAAACAGCCCTTACCGTGATTACTACATCTGGAAAGATCCGGTTGATGGCGCAGAGCCAAACAATTGGCAATCTAAGTTTGGTGGCAATGCTTGGGCGTTGGATGAAAAAACAGGTCAGTACTATTTGCACCTTTTTGCTAAAGAGCAAGCCGACCTAAACTGGGAAAACCCGGTAGTGCGTGAAGAAGTCAAAGAAGTCATCAGTTTTTGGGCGGAGAAAGGTGTGGATGGTTTCCGTCTTGACGTTATCAACCTGATTTCCAAACAGCAAGATTTTCCAAGTGATGAGTTTGGTGATGGTCGCCGTTTCTACACCGACGGCCCACGTGTGCACGAATATCTTCAAGAGATCAGCGAAGCCGTATTTCAAAAGTACGGCAGCGTGACGGTAGGTGAAATGTCTTCCACCACGCTAGAGCATTGTCAGCAGTATTCAGCGCAAGATGGCAAAGAGCTGTCGATGGTGTTCAACTTCCACCACCTAAAAGTTGATTACCCAAATGGTGATAAGTGGACGAAGGCGCCGTTTGATTTCATCCAACTGAAACAGATCTTCAACCACTGGCAAACCGGCTTAAATGGCAAAGGGTGGGGCGCGCTATTTTGGTGTAACCACGACCAGCCACGCGTTGTGAGCCGATTAGGTAACGACGAACAATACCGTGTTGAATCTGCCAAGATGCTAGCGGCATCAGTACACATGATGCAAGGCACACCTTATGTTTACCAAGGCGAAGAGATCGGCATGACCAACCCAGGTTACACCGAAATCAGCCAATATCGCGATGTTGAAAGTACGAATATGTACGACATCATGGTCAATCGCGATGGCGTATCTCACGACGACATGATGGCGATTTTGGCACAGAAGTCGCGTGATAACTCACGTACGCCAATGCAATGGAACAGCGCGAAACACGCGGGCTTTACTGAAGGTACGCCGTGGCTAGAGGTGGCTCAGAACTATTCTGAGATCAACGCAGAAGCTGCGATTGCCGATTTGAACTCGGTGTTCTACTTCTACAAGCGCTTGATTGAGCTGCGTAAACAGGTTCAAGTGATCACTGATGGCCGTTACGAGGACCTGCTGCCTGAGCACAAACGTATTTTTGCTTACGCACGTCAGAACGATAAACAAACGCTGCTATGTATCAACAACTACTACGGTGAAGAAGTGGAGTGCGTATTACCAGAGCGCTTTGATATGAGTAAAGCCAAAAATCTGCTTTCCAACTATCAAAATGCGACCAGCGCGATTGCTTCTAATCACCAAGTATTGCGTCCTTACGAAACTCGCATCTTGCTGATTGAGTCTTAA
- the treB gene encoding PTS trehalose transporter subunit IIBC, with amino-acid sequence MSKIARQDVQRLIELVGGSDNIASVSHCLTRLRFVLNDTDKADTKQLDALPMVKGCFTNAGQFQVVIGTEVDEVYKVLIELSGKSEASKDESKNAARQNMNIVERGISHLAEIFVPLLPAIITGGLILGFRNVIGDIKMFDGQTLTEISQFWATVHSFLWLIGEAIFFFLPVGVCWSTVKKLGGTPILGITLGVTLVSPQLMNAYLIGKQVPEVWDFGLFAIEKVGYQAQVIPAMLAGVALAFIETNLKRIIPSYLYLVVVPFVSIIVSVILAHSIIGPFGRMLGDGVAFAAKAAMTGDFAMIGSTIFGFLYAPLVITGIHHTTNAVDLQLMQELGGTPIWPLIALSNIAQASAVVGIIIISKKHGERDISVPAAISAYLGVTEPAMYGINLKYKFPMLSAMIGSAIAAAICGSAGVMANGIGVGGLPGILSIQPQFWGVFALAMLVAIVVPVALTLVLYKRAQMKGELETANA; translated from the coding sequence ATGAGTAAGATTGCGCGTCAAGATGTACAGCGTCTTATTGAGTTGGTCGGGGGATCGGACAATATTGCCAGTGTAAGCCACTGTTTAACTCGCTTGCGTTTCGTGTTGAATGACACTGACAAAGCCGATACCAAACAGTTAGATGCACTACCTATGGTTAAAGGCTGCTTTACCAACGCAGGTCAGTTCCAAGTGGTGATCGGCACGGAAGTCGATGAGGTATACAAGGTACTGATCGAGCTAAGCGGTAAAAGTGAAGCGAGCAAAGATGAATCTAAGAACGCCGCTCGTCAAAACATGAACATCGTTGAGCGTGGTATTTCCCACCTTGCTGAAATCTTTGTACCACTGCTACCAGCGATCATCACCGGTGGTCTGATTCTTGGTTTCCGTAACGTGATTGGCGACATCAAGATGTTTGATGGTCAAACGCTCACGGAAATCAGCCAGTTTTGGGCAACAGTACACTCTTTCTTATGGCTCATTGGGGAGGCGATCTTCTTCTTCCTACCGGTTGGTGTGTGTTGGTCGACAGTGAAAAAACTCGGCGGTACTCCGATTCTGGGTATCACATTGGGTGTCACGCTGGTTTCGCCACAGTTAATGAACGCCTATCTGATTGGTAAGCAGGTGCCAGAAGTGTGGGACTTTGGCTTATTCGCCATCGAGAAAGTAGGGTATCAAGCGCAAGTGATTCCGGCCATGTTAGCGGGTGTCGCCTTGGCGTTCATTGAAACCAACTTAAAACGCATCATTCCGTCTTACCTTTACCTAGTGGTCGTACCGTTTGTTTCTATCATTGTGTCTGTGATTCTTGCGCACTCTATCATTGGTCCATTCGGTCGTATGTTGGGTGACGGCGTTGCTTTCGCAGCAAAAGCAGCCATGACGGGTGACTTCGCAATGATTGGCTCAACCATCTTTGGCTTCCTATACGCGCCATTGGTGATTACCGGTATTCACCACACCACCAACGCGGTTGATCTTCAACTGATGCAAGAGCTAGGCGGAACGCCAATTTGGCCTTTGATTGCACTTTCAAATATTGCTCAAGCTTCAGCGGTAGTCGGCATCATTATTATCAGTAAAAAACATGGCGAGCGCGATATCTCAGTGCCTGCGGCTATCTCTGCTTACCTTGGTGTGACGGAACCAGCGATGTACGGCATCAACTTGAAATACAAATTCCCAATGCTGAGTGCAATGATCGGCAGTGCGATTGCTGCTGCTATCTGTGGCAGCGCAGGTGTGATGGCGAACGGTATCGGTGTGGGCGGTTTGCCGGGCATCTTGTCTATCCAACCACAGTTCTGGGGTGTCTTTGCTCTGGCGATGTTGGTGGCGATTGTGGTCCCAGTGGCACTGACGCTTGTGTTGTATAAGCGTGCGCAAATGAAAGGTGAGTTAGAAACTGCTAACGCGTAA
- the treR gene encoding trehalose operon repressor TreR, with protein sequence MSKKLTILDIAKLAGVGKSTVSRVLTNDPKVKPQTREKVERIIHESGYMPSKSAQSMRGGSQKVVGVIISRLDSPSENRAVGTMLNALYSAGYDVVIMESQFDRDKTNEHLNVLKRRNVDGVIVFGFTGCDEKALAEWGNRIVVIAMDTQMVSSINYDNQGVIDMALSHLEQQSISRIAYIGVDPEDRTTGLARLNAYQSWCEQKRIEPCFQTGKLNHESAYQLVDQVLQSDTQAIACASDTIALGVIKRLQEMGREDVVVTGVGGNELLSFLFPNVFSVDPGYSHAGEKAANMLINQLNGDDSVVHFTQQPICR encoded by the coding sequence ATGAGCAAAAAACTCACTATTCTTGATATCGCGAAACTGGCTGGCGTAGGAAAATCGACGGTCAGCCGTGTGCTTACCAATGATCCCAAGGTAAAACCACAAACGCGTGAGAAAGTGGAACGAATTATTCATGAGTCCGGTTATATGCCATCAAAATCGGCACAGTCAATGCGTGGCGGTAGTCAAAAGGTGGTCGGTGTGATCATCTCTCGTTTGGACTCTCCATCAGAAAACCGCGCGGTCGGTACCATGTTGAATGCCTTGTACTCGGCAGGGTATGACGTGGTGATCATGGAAAGCCAATTCGATCGTGATAAAACCAATGAACACTTAAATGTGCTTAAACGTCGCAATGTTGACGGGGTGATTGTTTTTGGTTTTACCGGATGTGACGAAAAAGCCTTGGCAGAGTGGGGCAATCGCATTGTCGTGATCGCGATGGACACGCAAATGGTTTCCTCGATCAACTACGATAACCAAGGCGTTATTGACATGGCGCTTTCCCATCTGGAACAACAGTCTATTTCTCGCATTGCTTATATTGGTGTTGATCCAGAAGACCGTACGACAGGTCTTGCTCGCCTTAATGCTTACCAATCTTGGTGTGAGCAAAAGCGCATCGAACCTTGTTTTCAAACCGGCAAGCTCAACCACGAAAGTGCTTATCAGCTGGTGGATCAAGTCCTTCAATCCGATACGCAAGCCATCGCTTGTGCCAGTGACACCATCGCTCTCGGTGTGATTAAACGTCTGCAAGAAATGGGGCGTGAAGATGTGGTGGTCACTGGTGTGGGTGGCAATGAATTACTTTCTTTTCTCTTTCCGAATGTCTTTAGTGTGGATCCTGGCTACTCTCATGCCGGTGAAAAAGCCGCTAACATGCTGATTAATCAATTGAATGGCGATGATTCTGTGGTGCACTTCACCCAGCAGCCTATCTGTCGTTAA
- the gmhB gene encoding D-glycero-beta-D-manno-heptose 1,7-bisphosphate 7-phosphatase: protein MAKPAVFIDRDGVINVDHGYVHDEHDFEYIDGVFEATKALKDQGYLLVLVTNQSGIGRGKYSEDRFLSLTQWMDWNFVDNGVEFDGFYYCPHHPEHGVGEYKQDCDCRKPKPGMFISARDFLKIDMAKSVMIGDKAEDMMAAEAAGVGTKILVRTGKPVTEQGEALATVVLDSIADVPAYLNK, encoded by the coding sequence TTGGCAAAACCAGCTGTTTTTATCGATCGTGATGGCGTAATTAACGTTGATCATGGCTACGTTCATGATGAACATGATTTTGAGTACATTGACGGTGTGTTTGAGGCGACAAAAGCGCTAAAAGATCAAGGCTACCTACTAGTACTAGTGACGAACCAATCAGGTATCGGACGCGGTAAATACAGTGAAGATCGTTTCTTATCATTAACTCAATGGATGGACTGGAACTTCGTTGACAATGGCGTCGAGTTCGATGGTTTTTATTATTGTCCACATCATCCAGAACATGGCGTTGGCGAATACAAACAAGATTGTGATTGTCGCAAGCCAAAACCAGGGATGTTCATTTCTGCACGCGATTTCTTGAAAATCGATATGGCGAAATCAGTGATGATTGGTGATAAAGCTGAAGATATGATGGCAGCTGAAGCGGCAGGCGTTGGCACCAAGATTTTGGTACGTACAGGAAAGCCTGTTACAGAACAAGGTGAAGCGTTAGCTACGGTTGTACTTGATAGCATTGCAGATGTTCCTGCGTACCTAAACAAGTAA
- the metN gene encoding methionine ABC transporter ATP-binding protein MetN: MIEIKNVNKVFFQGSKEILALKDINLDIAKGTIFGVIGASGAGKSTLIRCVNMLEAPTSGSIIVDGVDLTKLGKKQLSATRRNIGMIFQHFNLLSSRTVFDNVALPLELAGKEKSQITTKVTELLKLVGLSDKHESYPANLSGGQKQRVAIARALSSDPSVLLCDEATSALDPATTQSILELLKEINRKLEITILLITHEMEVVKSICHEVAIIGDGELVEKGTVGDIFAHPKTELAHQFIRSTLDLSIPEDYQVRLQATRVENSYPLVRLEFTGATVDAPLMTQIARKFNIDVSILSSDLDYAGGVKFGMMVAELFGNEEDDNAAIEFLREHNVKVEVLGYVL; this comes from the coding sequence ATGATAGAAATAAAAAACGTCAATAAAGTGTTCTTCCAAGGCAGTAAGGAAATTCTTGCCCTTAAGGACATAAATTTAGATATCGCTAAAGGGACTATCTTTGGTGTTATCGGCGCATCAGGCGCGGGTAAAAGTACCTTGATCCGCTGTGTCAATATGCTGGAAGCCCCGACCTCAGGCTCCATTATCGTTGATGGCGTTGACCTAACTAAACTCGGTAAAAAGCAACTGAGTGCAACCCGCCGCAACATTGGGATGATCTTCCAACACTTTAACCTGCTGTCATCTCGTACCGTTTTCGACAATGTGGCTCTCCCTCTTGAGCTAGCAGGCAAAGAGAAATCGCAAATCACAACAAAAGTGACGGAGCTACTTAAACTGGTTGGCCTTTCGGACAAGCACGAGAGCTACCCTGCAAACCTAAGTGGCGGTCAAAAGCAGCGTGTGGCAATTGCACGTGCTCTGTCTTCTGATCCAAGTGTTTTGTTGTGTGACGAAGCGACCAGCGCACTGGACCCAGCGACAACGCAATCCATTCTAGAACTACTAAAAGAAATCAACCGCAAACTTGAGATCACCATTCTTTTGATCACCCACGAAATGGAAGTGGTGAAAAGCATCTGTCATGAAGTGGCGATCATCGGTGATGGCGAATTAGTTGAAAAAGGCACGGTCGGCGATATCTTTGCACATCCTAAAACGGAACTCGCACATCAGTTCATCCGCTCAACGTTGGATCTTTCAATTCCAGAAGACTATCAAGTTCGCTTACAGGCGACACGCGTAGAAAACAGCTACCCTCTCGTTCGCCTTGAATTTACAGGTGCTACAGTGGATGCACCTCTCATGACGCAAATTGCTCGTAAATTTAATATTGATGTCAGCATTCTAAGCTCTGACCTCGATTACGCCGGTGGTGTGAAATTCGGCATGATGGTCGCGGAGCTATTCGGTAATGAAGAGGACGATAACGCAGCGATTGAATTCCTACGTGAACACAACGTGAAAGTAGAGGTACTTGGCTATGTCCTTTAA
- a CDS encoding methionine ABC transporter permease: protein MSFNTISEWLSLNSNLLLGATWETIYMVAVAGIVGFAVGIPLGVILHTTKKGGLLENTKLNRVLGAIVNIGRSVPFLVLMVAIIPVTKLLVGTFIGTTAAIVPLTIGAIPFVARLIEGALLEVPSGLVEAAQSMGATPVQIITKVLLPEAMPTIVNSVTITLVTLVSYSAMAGTVGGGGLGDVAIRYGFHRYDIVIMAVTVVMLIVLVQIIQSIGDAIVRRVDHR from the coding sequence ATGTCCTTTAATACGATTTCTGAATGGCTGAGCCTAAACAGCAACCTACTTTTGGGCGCAACTTGGGAAACCATCTACATGGTTGCCGTCGCGGGTATCGTCGGTTTTGCAGTGGGGATTCCACTCGGTGTCATTCTGCACACCACTAAAAAAGGTGGCTTACTCGAAAACACCAAACTGAACCGCGTACTTGGCGCGATCGTTAACATCGGTCGTTCGGTACCTTTCCTCGTATTAATGGTGGCAATTATCCCGGTCACCAAGTTGTTAGTTGGAACGTTTATCGGTACAACCGCAGCCATTGTTCCATTGACTATTGGCGCCATTCCATTTGTGGCGCGATTGATTGAAGGTGCCTTATTAGAAGTACCGTCAGGCTTAGTAGAAGCAGCACAATCGATGGGCGCGACACCTGTACAAATCATCACAAAAGTTCTGCTTCCCGAAGCGATGCCGACTATTGTTAACTCAGTAACGATTACCCTAGTCACTTTAGTAAGCTACTCCGCAATGGCAGGAACCGTTGGCGGCGGTGGTTTAGGTGACGTTGCGATCCGTTATGGATTCCACCGCTACGACATAGTGATCATGGCCGTAACCGTAGTAATGCTTATCGTGCTCGTGCAAATTATTCAGTCTATTGGTGATGCCATCGTACGCCGCGTAGACCATAGATAA
- a CDS encoding MetQ/NlpA family lipoprotein, translating to MKFSLKSLLTVATAASALVLAGCGEKQSDDNSVKVGVMAGAEAQVAEVAAKVAKERYNLDVELVTFTDYVTPNAALDDGSIDINAFQHKPYLDQQVEDRGYKLVTAGNSFVYPIAGYSKKVKSVDEVQEGARIAVPNDPTNLGRSLLLLEQQGLIELRDGVDLLATVRDIVGNPKNITIVELDAAQLPRSLDDVAISIINTTYASSIDLTPERDGIFVEDKESPYVNLIVAREDNVQAANVQNFVKSYQTDEVYEAAKDIFKGGVVKGW from the coding sequence ATGAAATTTAGCCTTAAGAGTCTTTTGACTGTCGCAACTGCCGCTTCTGCACTGGTTCTTGCTGGTTGTGGTGAAAAGCAATCTGATGACAACAGCGTAAAAGTTGGCGTAATGGCTGGCGCAGAAGCTCAGGTTGCAGAAGTTGCTGCAAAAGTTGCTAAAGAAAGATACAACCTGGATGTCGAACTTGTCACTTTCACGGATTACGTGACACCAAACGCCGCATTGGATGATGGTTCTATTGATATTAACGCTTTCCAACATAAGCCATACCTTGATCAACAAGTCGAAGATCGTGGCTACAAGCTCGTGACCGCCGGCAACTCTTTTGTTTACCCTATTGCAGGTTATTCGAAAAAAGTGAAGTCGGTTGACGAAGTTCAAGAAGGGGCAAGAATCGCGGTACCAAATGATCCAACTAACCTAGGCCGCTCTCTATTACTTCTAGAGCAACAAGGTTTGATTGAGCTGCGTGATGGCGTCGACCTACTAGCCACAGTACGCGACATTGTAGGCAACCCGAAAAACATCACTATCGTAGAGCTAGATGCTGCACAACTTCCTCGCTCTCTTGATGATGTTGCAATTTCTATCATCAACACAACTTACGCCAGTTCTATCGATCTAACGCCTGAGCGTGATGGCATATTCGTTGAAGACAAAGAGTCTCCATACGTAAACCTAATCGTAGCTCGTGAAGATAACGTTCAAGCCGCTAACGTACAAAACTTCGTGAAATCGTACCAAACAGATGAAGTTTACGAAGCAGCGAAAGACATCTTCAAAGGTGGTGTCGTTAAAGGTTGGTAA